The Aestuariibius sp. HNIBRBA575 nucleotide sequence GTCCCAGTGGGTGTCAAACAAACCCAGTTTGTCCGTTAGGTTAATCTTTTGCATATGTGTGCCCTTAGCGTTGGCAGATAGAAGACTGAGAGGTGTTTGGCGCTGATCCCTTCTGAGCGGTCGCGCCAAAAGGCACGCTCAGAAGCGGCTAAGGAGAAGAAGCAGACCAAAGGCACGTGCAGAATTGCACGGCAATGATGGGATATGGGTCTGACTAATCATGCCGCCACTATAAACACAGATTGCCAATTGGAAAGAGCCAATTTGCAGTGTTTGAATGTGACATGCAACCAAACATCTCCAGGGGCAATCCGCGCCAAAAATCACCAAGTTGACGTAAGATACGATTGCCGTTCATCATTGGGGGCAATCTGTGGCGGATTGAGGCGGCATTGTGTCGGGAAAATCGAAAACGTCCACAATTGTGACGCGATTGAAAATTGATTTTCATTTACTTAATTGATTTGGCTGCATTTTTTTGGGTTTTGCGATCTTAGCAGAAAATCCCGGATTGTGTTCAGTAACATCACAAATCCATCTGATCGCCCGAAACTGTCCATGATTGAATGCGAGATTACGTTCAAGGCAGGTGAAATCGCATGCGTTCGCCAATGCGAGATTGCCAGTGCGAAATTGAAGGGACAAGTTAATGCCATCAGGTTATTTGGTAAATTTAGGTAACGGAACGCTGGACGCAGGCGATCAGATCGTTGGAACGCAAATCACGTTCACAACCGATCAAGTGTTGGGCACGGGGTCTTGGACCTGGAGCGGCGTCTGGGACGGCGACGGCAATACATATAACAACATCACAGATACGGGGTCGTATTATCTGGCCACGGATGGCAGTGTCTATTTTGTCCCTGATACTTGGAACATCACAGCAAATAACGGGTCCAGCGCAACCGCGGCCCCTGCATATACCGCTGATCCGAATATTTATGGCACAACGGGCAATGATGCCGATATCGAAGGCACGGCTGGTGACGATACGATTTACGGCGGCGATACAACGTCTGAAACCGGGACCGGGGCAGACACGATCAATGCAGGATCTGGCGATGACACGATCACATCCGGTGATGGCAATGATGTGATCAATGCAGGTGGCGGCGATGACAGCATCCTTGGCGGCGCTGGCAATGATACCATTCACGGCGATGATGCGACGCCTCCGGCCACTGGGGATGAAACCCTGAACTGGTCCGACGAAGGCACCGAAGGCACAAATATCTTTGGCGGTTTCACCCAGAATACCGGCGATATGGATGTCACCGTTAGTTTTTCCAATGACGGGAATGGCAACCTCTATCAGGTCGACACCGCGACCGGCCAATACTCAACTGGCAATGAAACCTTTGCGACCAATTCATCGCTGCAACTGGGCGGGGATGGCGGGCCAACCTCAACCACAACACTGGATTTTGATGCGGTAGATGGCACAGGTCTGGCCAACGAAGTGGTCGATGTGGCGTTTCGCATCAACGATATCGATCACAGCACATGGCATGATGATGTGACGATCAACGCCTATGATGCCGATGGCAATGCCGTCACCGTCTTGATCACGGCGGCGGGCGATGACATCGTCAATGGCAATACCATCACCGCGGGCACCAGCAGTGATGACGCCGGAGACGCAGCTGGGTCGGCATTGGTTGAAATCGCAGGCCCCGTGCATTCGGTTGAAATCGTCTATTCCAATGGTGGCACAACCAACCAATATCTGTGGGTCACGGACGTTCATTTCACCACCTATGTGGATGCGGACAATGACGACACCATTGATGCAGGTGCGGGCAACGACACCGTATATGGCTATGACGGCGTCGACAGCATTCTGGGCGGATCGGGCGACGATCAGCTTTATGGGGGCAATGACGCGGACGAAATCGACGGCGGCACCGGGGCTGATACCGTTTATGGTGGCGCGGGTGCGGATGACGTCTCTGGCGGCGCGGATGATGACGAAGTGCATGGCGATGGCGGCAATGACACCGTGTCGGGGAATGCGGGCGCGGATGATCTGTTTGGCGGCGCGGGCAATGACACGCTTTATGGTGGAGATGGTGCCGACACATTGACCGGCGGCACCGGTGATGATGTGCAATTCGGGGGATCGGGTGACGATACCTTTGCGTTGGACAATGGCTTTGGCACGGATACGATCACCGGGGGTGAAACCGGCGAAACCAATGGCGACACGTTGGATGCCAGCACGATCACTTCTGACATTGTGCTGGATCTCAGTGCGGTTGATGCCAATGATCCCGAAAGCGGCACATTGGTCACCGGCGGCAATACGGCGACATTTACCGAGATCGAAAATGTCATTCTGGGCAGCGGTGATGACACAATCACCGGCTCAAATGGCGTGGATAACGTTGATCTGGGCACAGGTGCGGACACGATCACAGGCGGCGCCGGCAACGACATCATTGATGTGGGCAACGACACGGATGAGGACACGCTGATCCTAGAAGACGGCTTTGGTCAGGATGTGATCACCAATTTCGAAGCGCCAACCGACAACGGCAATGGCACATTCACCGGCAATGATTTGGTGGATGTGACCAACCTGACGGATGCGCTGGGCGATCCGGTTTATGTGTCCGACGTGACCGTGACCGAAGATGGGTCCGGCAATGCAGTGCTGAATTTCCCGAATGGTGAAACCCTGACACTGGTCGGGATTTCTGTTGCGGCCATCGACGATCCTTATGCGCTGAACGCCATGGGCATTCCGATTTCCGACGGCACCGTCAGCGGCACGGCCGGTGCGGACGTGATTGATGGGTCCTACACAGGTGATCCTGATTATGATCTGGTGGATGCAGGCGACGCCATCCTGTCGGGCCATGCGGCCAATGACGATCTGATCGAAGCAGGCGCAGGCGGCGATACCGTTCTGGCCGGGGCTGGCGACGATACGATCTATGGCGAAGCAGGCGCAGATATTATCACCGGTGGGGCGGGCGACGACACCATCTTTGGTGGGGCGGATCAGGACGATATTCTGGTCGAAGACGGCTTTGGCGACGACATCGTGGATGGGGGTGCCACCGGCACCGACCAAGACGCGATTGATGCCTCTGCCCTGACCAGCGGCGTGGATGTCACCTATTCCGGTGACGAAGCTGGTGTTCTGAACAACGGCGCAGATTCCATCACATTCGCCGATATCGAAGAACTGGTTCTGACCGATAGCAACGACACGGTGGATGCATCCGCCGATAGCGCCGGCGCGACCATCACTGCTGGTGCGGGTGATGACACCATTACGGTCGGGACCGGCGATGATGTGATTGCTGGCGGTGCGGATCAGGATCAGGTCGAACTGATCGACGGCTTTGGCGATGACACCATTGTTGGCGGTGAAACCGGCACGGATCATGACATCTTGGACGCATCCGATCTGACATCTGGCGTTGACGTTACATATTCCGCCGATGAGGCTGGCCAGTTGGTTGGCGGTGCTGACACGGCGGACTTCTCAGAAATCGAAGAACTGGTTCTGACCGATAGCGACGACACGGTTGATGCAGCCGCAGACAGCGCTGGTGTGACGATCACGGCTGGTGCTGGCGACGACATAATCATCGGCGGGTCCGGAGATGATGTGATCAATGGCGGCGCGGATCAGGATCAGGTCAATCTGGTCGATGGGTTCGGCAGTGACACGATTGATGGCGGCGGCACAGGTGTGGATCAGGATGTGTTGGATGCATCCGCCCTGTCAACCGGCGTGACCGCGACCTATTTCGGCGACGAAGCGGGTTTGATGGCCAACGGCGCAGATGACGCAATCTTTAGCGATATCGAAGAGTTGGTGCTGACCGGCAGCAACGATGTTTTGGACGCTTCCGCCGACAGTGTTGGCGTGAACGTCGATGCAGGTGACGGCGCGGATACCATGATTGGCGGGTCGGGTGACGACACGCTGGATGGTGGCGCCGGTGATGACACTATTGCTGGTGGGCTGGGCGCAGATACCATTATCGGTGGCGCTGGCGACGACACGATTACATTTGCCCATGGCGATGTGGTCACAGGTGGCGACGGGGACGATACCTTTGTGCTGGCCGATCTGGGCGATGGCTCAAACGGCACAATCACCGTCACAGGTGGCGAAGGCGATGAAACCGGCGGCGATACACTGCAGCTGGGTGGTTTGGCCGACATGTCGACCCTCGTGATCACGGATCCAAGCGATGCAACCGGTGGTCTGACCGGGTCGGTCACACTGAATGACGGCACGTTGCTGAACTTTAGCGAGATTGAAAACATCATCTGTTTCACGCCTAACACCCGGATCGCGACGCCCCGTGGCGCGCGGATGATCCAGGACCTAAAGGTTGGGGATCTGGTGCTGACCCGCGATCATGGCATGCAGCCTGTGCGCTGGATCGAAGCCCGCACCGTGCCCGCATTGGACCGGTTCGCCCCGATCCGCATCCGCGAAGGCGTGCTGACAGGTCAGCAATCCGATCTGCTGGTATCCCCGCAGCACCGGATGTTGTTCCAGGGCTATTCTGCGGAATTGCTGTTTGGCGAAAGCGAAGTTCTGGTGGCCGCGACCCATCTGGTGGATGGCGTTGACGTCACCCGCGAAGAAGGCGGCGAAGTCACTTACATCCATATGATGTTTGATGAACACGAAATCATCTTTGCCGAAGGCGCCCCATCCGAAAGCTTCCACCCCGGTGACATTGGCCTGACGGCCGTCAGCGACGAAGCCCGCGAGGAATTGTTTGCCCTGTTCCCAGAACTGCGCAGCGATCCAAACGGCTATGGCCGCACAGCGCGCCGGTGCCTCAAATCCCATGAGGCCCGTTTGATCCGAGGCTAGTGTTTACCGCGAGTGGTTAGGGTAACGATTACTGAGAAGCGGCTTCTGTTGATGCCGCTTCTTGGCTGTTGGACCCTTGGTCTGTGACGGCATCTGTTGCAGGGGCCACATCAGCGCGGGTGACCAATGCCCCATCATCCCAAGCCCCGGTTTCAACCTCGCCAGAGGCGTAGCGCATCGTGCCTTCGCCCTGACGACGACCATTGCGAAACGCGCCTTCGTAAATCGCGCCATTGGTATAGGTCGCAACCCCCATGCCGGTGATCTGACCGTTTTGCCACTGACCTTGGTAGGTAAACCCATCCGTCATGGTGATTTTACCATTGCCATGGCGCTGTCCGGCGGCAAATTGCCCCTCATACAGCGTGCCATCCGCATAGGTGGCCACGCCCACACCGGACCGCTGACCATTTTCCCAAGCGCCCTCGTAGGTATAGCCATCCGCATAGGTCATTTTGCCCATGCCGTGGTTTTGCGCGTTCTGGAATTCGCCCTCATAAACCAATCCATTGGCATAGGTTGCAACTCCGGTTCCATTGATTACGCCCGCGGACCAAGCTCCGTCATAAGTGGACCCATCCGGATAGGTGATTTTGCCCATCCCATCGGCCAAATCAGCGCGAAATTGCCCCACATAGACCGATCCATCTGGATAGGTCACTTCGCCTTGGCCTTCGATTTGGCCATTGGCCCATGATCCGACATAGGTATAGCCATCCGCCCCGGTAAAGCTGCCTTGGCCGTGGCGTTTATCATTGGCAAATCCGCCCTGATAGACGTCGCCATTGGCATAGGTCACTGTCCCGGTGCCTTCGCGCCGTCCTGCGGCCAGGTCACCTTCGTAAATGTCGCCATTGGGCTGGATCAACCGACCTTGACCCTGAATTTGGCCGTTTACCCAAGTGCCCACATAGGTCATGCCATCGGGCAGGGTCAGCGTGCCTTGGCCTTCGCGTTCGCCATTGGCCAACGTGCCCTCATATAGGGCGCCATCAGGGTAGGTCACCATGCCTTGGCCATCTTTGACGCCATTGACCCATGTACCTTCGTAGATATAGCCGTTCGGGCTCTGCATTTTGCCTTCGCCGTGATGCATGGCGTTGCGAAATTCGCCTTCATAGGTCACGCCATTGGCATAGCTGGCCACGCCTTGACCGTTGATTTTGCCATCCACCCAGTCGCCTTCATAGGTGCCGCCATCGGCAAAGGTGATATTGCCGAACCCTTCGGGTTTGCCGGATGAAAACGCGCCCTGATAGACCGATCCATTGGGAAACCGCGCAATGCCCTGACCGCGAATTTCGCCTTCGAACCATTCGCCGGTATATTCATAGCCATTGGGCAAACGATAGGTGCCTTGCCCATGCTGACGTCCGTTCAGGAACGTGCCTTCGTACACGCCGCCATCGTCATATTGCTTGGTCTGAACGGTTTGCGCCCCAACCGGCGCAGACAGCGCAAGCGTGGCGGCAAGGATCCAGATTGGCAGGCTTTGGCGTGACATATGAACAGCTCCCTCACGTTTCTTGGCCGTAAGGTAGTTCAGCAATGGGGGCGGGGCAACGGGTTTGCGCAGCTTTGCTGTGGGTTGGTTGCGCGTGATTTGGTCAATCGGCTTTTACTTGACGTCTGATGCGGCTACATCTGGCGCCAACAGACGACAGAAAGGGTGCCGGAACATGGCCCAGACCACAGACCAGTTTCGCCTGACTTTGGCCCAATTGAACCCCGCCGTGGGCGCACTTGCTGAGAACGCAGATCAGGCCCGTGCCGCATGGCGCGAAGGGCGCGATGCGCGGGCCAATCTGGTGGCCCTGCCGGAAATGTTTATTTCCGGGTATCAGACCCAAGACCTTGTTCTGAAACGGGCTTTTGTGGCGGATTGCATGGCGCATATCCATGCGCTGGCGGCGGATTGCGCCGATGGACCCGCGCTGGGCATTGGCGGACCCGTCTATGAAGATGACGTGCTGTACAACGCCTATTTCATCCTGAAAGGCGGCAAAATCCACGCCCGGATGCTGAAGCATTTTCTGCCAAACTACACCGTCTTTGACGAACAGCGCCTGTTCGAACCCGGCCCAATCCAAGGCCCCTATGAAATCGACGGGATGCGCATTGGATCGCCGATCTGCGAAGATGCATGGTACGAAGATGTTTGCGAAGCCATGGTCGAATCCGGGGCCGAGATTCTGATGGTGCCCAACGGGTCGCCCTATTTCCGCAATAAATTCCCAATCCGCATGACCAATATGGTGTCGCGTGTGGTCGAAAATGACGTGCCGCTGGTCTATTTGAACATGATTGGCGGTCAGGATGATCAGATCTTCGACGGCGGGTCCTTTGTTCTGAACCGGGGTGGGGACTTGGCGTTGCAGATGCCTGTGTTTGACCGCGTGATCGCCCATGTGGATTTTGTCCGCGAGGATACCGGCTGGGTTGCGCAGGACGGGGACAAGGCGACGTTCCCTGATGATCTGGAACAGGATTACCGGGCCATGGTTATCGCGCTGGGCGATTACATGCGCAAAACCGGGTTCAAAAAGGTGCTGTTGGGCCTGTCTGGCGGGATCGATTCCGCGATTGTGGCCACCATCGCCGTGGATGCGCTGGGCGCGGATAATGTGCGCTGTGTGATGCTGCCGTCCGAATATACATCCCAAGGGTCGCTGGATGATGCCAAAGACATCGCCACGCGGCTGGGCTGTCACTATGATTTTGTGCCCATCGCCGAAGGGCGCGCCGCGATCACCAACACATTGGCCCCGCTATTTGAAGGACATGAACCCGGTCTGGCCGAGGAAAACATCCAATCCCGCCTGCGCGGATTGCTGTTGATGGCCATGTCCAACAAATTTGGCGAAATGCTGCTGACCACGGGCAATAAATCTGAGGTGGCCGTGGGCTATGCCACGATTTATGGCGATATGGCGGGCGGATATAACCCGATCAAAGACGTCTATAAAACACGGGTGTTTGATCTGTGTCGCTGGCGCAATGACAATCACCGCGATTGGATGGCTGGCCCCAGCGGCGAAGTGATCCCGGTGGCGATCATCGACAAACCCCCCAGCGCCGAACTGCGCCCCGATCAAAAAGACGAAGACAGCCTGCCACCCTATGACATTCTGGACGGCATCCTGACCATGTTGGTGGATGGCGATGCCAGCGTGGCGGAATGCGTGGCGGCGGGCTATGATCGGGATGTGGTGAAACGGGTCGAACATCTGCTGTATATCAGTGAATACAAACGGTTTCAGTCCGCCCCCGGTGCCCGTCTGACGATGCATGCGTTCTGGCTGGACCGGCGCTATCCGATTGTGAACCGCTGGCGCGATCAAAGCTGAGGATTGCGCGAACCTGTGATATACTCGGATTGGGATCCCACAAAGGAGCGCGCAATGGCAGACAATAAAACCCAGATCACAGCCCAATCGGTTGAGGATTTTATCGCCAGCATTGACCATCCCACGCGCCGCGCGGATGCGATTGTGCTGGATCAGATGTTTCGACGGGTCACGGGATATACGCCGCGCATGTGGGGCCCGACCATTATCGGCTATGGCCAGTATCACTATACCTATAAAACCGGTCGCCAGGGGGATTCACTGGCCACCGGGTTTAGTCCACGCAAGGCCAGCCAGTCGATCTATATCATGCCCGGATACGCCAATTTCGCCGACATCATGGCCCGGCTTGGCAAACATAAAACCGGGCGGGCCTGTCTGTATGTGAACAAGCTGGCGGATATTGATATGGACGTGCTCGAAGAGCTGGTGCGTGCAGGTCTGAAAGACCTAAACAGCCATTGGCCGGTCGTGCCGACCTGAGCGTTAAAGCGGCGTCACCACACATTCCGCCAGATTATTCTGGGCATCCTCAGCACGACACAATTGCGTGCCTTCGGTCATGACCGCAGCACTGGCCGCGGCAGCGCCATGGGCCAAGGCCTGTTCAATCCCCAGCCCCCGCGCCATGGCGTAAGTGAACCCACCAACAAAGCTGTCGCCCGCGCCAACTTTGCTGCGCACCGGCACGTCAGCGGCGGCCACATGCAGACGGCGATCAGCATCGGCCCAGACCGACCCATCCGCACCACGCGCGACAATCACCATCCGTGCTGCGCCCCGTTTCACCAGCGTTTCAGCGAAATTGGCGCTGTCCTGTCGGGTCGGCAGGGGACGGCGCGCCAGTGTTTCGGCTTCGTGTTGATCCATACGCAACACCAAAGGCAGGCTGTCCTGACCCGCGGCCAGATGCGCCAAGAGCGGCCCGGATGTGTCCAGAATGATATCTGTCGCATCATCGGCGAAATCACGGCAAATGTCGGCATATAAATCAGGCGCTGCGCCGGCTGGTCCCGACCCGGACAACACCACCAGCCCAGTGTCAGGCGCGGCCGCGCGAATGGCACTGCGCGCATCTTTGATGTCAACCGCCCCCCAATCCGGGCCGGGCAGCATGAAACGGAACTGCGCGTTGATCGACAGGTCCGTCACCGCAAGGCTCTGACGGGTTTCGCTGGGGGCGTCATGGATGATCAGGTCCAGATTGGCCTGCTGCAACTGAGCGCGCAATCGCTGACCGGTATCGCCCCCCAATGCGACGAAACATTTCGATTGGCCACCCAGTTGATCAATCGCGCGACTGACATTGATGCCACCACCGCCGGGATCGGTTTCTGGTGGGGTACAGCGCAGTTTTACGCCCGGCGCGACTTGGGCAACCGAAGTGGCAATATCGAGGGCGGGGTTTAACGTAATGGTCAGAATTTCGCGCATCTTGGCCCTCTGGTTTGTCTGGGGCAGTTTCGCCCGAACGGGTGCCCATCACAAGCGGCCAATCCAGTAACGACATATGGACAAACCGGGCACATTATGAAAAGGCCTGCATAACAGGAGACCCACATGACAACCACACGTTTTGCCCCATCGCCCACCGGATATCTGCATATCGGCAATCTGCGCGCCGCTTTGTTCAATTATGCCATCGCGCGACAGGCAGGTGGAACATTTGTGCTGCGGATTGATGACACCGATCCGGAACGCTCCAAAGAAGAATATGTCGATGCCATCAAAGAAGACCTGACATGGCTTGGCATCAGCTGGGATCGGATCGAACGGCAGTCCGAACGGCTGGATCGGTACGACGCCGCCAAGCAGCGCCTGATCGATATGGGGCGACTGTATGAGTGTTTCGAAACCCCGACTGAGCTGGACCTGAAGCGTAAGAAACAGCTGAACATGGGCAAACCGCCGGTTTATGATCGCGGTGCTCTGGACCTGACGGATGCCCAAAAAGACGCCTATCGCGCCGAAGGGCGCAAAGGCCATTGGCGGTTCAAGCTGGATCAGGAGCGGATCGAATGGACCGACGGCATACTGGGCGACATTTCCATTGATGCCGCATCCGTGTCCGACCCGGTTCTGATCCGGGGGGACGGGCAGGTTCTGTACACAATCGCGTCTGTGGTGGATGACACCGAAATGGGCATCACCGATGTTGTGCGCGGATCGGATCACGTGACCAACACCGCCACGCAAATCCAGATCATTCAGGCGCTGGGTGGGGCTGTGCCACGGTTTGCACACCATTCCCTGCTGACCGGCCCGCAGGGCGAAGCATTGTCCAAACGGCTGGGCACATTGGCGTTGCGCGATCAGCGGGCCAATGGGCTGGCCCCGATGGCGATCCTCAGCCACATGGCGCGGCTGGGGTCATCCGATCCGGTGGAGCTGCGCGAAACCGTGGCGGAAATTGTCGACGGGTTTAACCTGTCCAAATTCGGCGCTGCGCCAACCAAATTTGATGTGGCTGATCTGGTGCCGCTGACCCAGCGCTGGCTGGCGGCACGGCCATTGGCCGAAGTGGCCGACCAAGTTTCCGCCGCAGGAGTGCCGGATGCGCAGGCTGACCTGTTTTGGTCTGTGGTGCGTGAAAACATCGAAACCTTGGATGATTTGCCGCAATGGTGGGCATTGTTCCGCGATGGCGCCACCGCCAAAGTGGCAGAAGAAGACGCTGAATTTGTCGCGCAAGCCTTTGATATGTTGGGGGAACCCCCTTATGCGGCGGATGCGTGGTCCAGCTGGACCAGCGCCGTCAAAGCCCAAACAGGCCGCAAAGGCAAAGGCCTGTTCATGCCCCTGCGCCGCGCGGTGACCGGTCTGGATCGCGGTCCGGATATGTCGGATGTGATGCAGTTGATGCAGGTAAAACCCAAGCTGTAAGCGCGCGTAAACCCGTACAGAGGGCCATCTGCTTGTCCTCTGTGCGTGTGCGCACACAAAAAACCCAAGACCTGATCGACCTGCCGCGTTATGCACAGGCATGACAGAACAAGCAAAATTCCTGAACGGGTCGCTGATGCGGCATATCGCGATCATGTCGCTGACCTCCAGCTTTGGGCTGATGGCGGTGTTCCTCGTCGATTTTGTCGACATGATCTTTATCTCAATGCTGGGCAAAGCAGAACTGGCCGCCGCCATCGGATATGCGGGTGCGATCCTGTTTTTTACCAGCTCGTTTGGCATCGGCATGGCGATTTCTGCCGGGGCGTTGGTGTCGCGGGCCTTGGGGGCGGGAGACACGGCATTGGCACAGGCCAAAGCCAGCCATACATTGATCTACGGCTTTGTTTTTGGCGTCATTTTTTCAGCCTTGGTTTGGTTTAATATCAGACCCCTAGCCCAATTGCTGGGCGCGCAGGGCGACACGCTGGATCTGGCGGTGCGGTATCTGCAAATCATCATCCCATCCCTGCCAATCCTATTGTTGGGAATGGTTGGCGGCGCAATTTTGCGCGCCCATGGGGATGCCCGCCGGTCGATGTTTGCCACGTTCTGGGGCGCGATTGTGAACGCTGTGTTGGACCCGATCCTGATCTTTGGCTTTGATCTGGAATTGACCGGTGCGGCCATGGCATCGGTGGCGGCGCGGATCGTGATCGCAACCGCGTCAATTCTGCCAATTTTCCGCTATTATGGCGGGCTTGGGCGGCCCAAAGCCAAAGAATTGGCCAGCGATTTATCCCCGGTCATGGCATTGGCGATCCCGGCGATTCTGACGCAATTGGCCACCCCAATCGGACAGGCCTATGTGACCCGCGCAATGGCGACCTATGGTGAACAAGCCGTCGCTGGGATGGCCATCATCGGTCGATTGATCCCGGTTGGCTTTGCGGTGATCTTTGCACTGTCGGGGGCGATTGGGCCGATCATCGGTCAGAACTTTGGCGCAGGGCAGATGGACCGCGTGCGCCAATCCTTCAAAGAGGGATTGCTGTTCACCGCAGGCATTGTCGTGGTTGTTTCCGCGATCTTCTTTGCCTTGCGCAGCCCGCTGGAATTGCTGTTTGCACTGGACGGCGAGGCGCGCCAATTGGTGTTCCTGTTTGCCGGCCCACTGTCGTTGTTGTTCTTTTTCAACGGGGCGATTTTTGTGGCCAATGCTGCGTTTAACAATCTGGGCCATCCGTTTTATTCCACTTGGATCAACTGGGGCCGCCACACTTTGGGCACGGTGCCGTTTGTGATGCTAGGGTCCGCATGGCTGGGTGCGCCGGGCGTGATCATCGGGCAATATCTGGGCGGTGTTGTGTTCGGGATTGTCGCCATTTGGCTGGCCTGGCGGGTGATTTCGTCAGGCGGCGCCGCGGATACGCGTGAACCATTCCACCGTCATCTCACTCTGTTTGGGAACCTCCAACGGCGTCGCTAATCCGTCCAACAGATCATCGACCGTTTTGGTTTCCTGCGCGGTCAATGTCTGCGCGCGCGGATAGATCGGGCATGCGCGATCGTTCAACACAGGAACATCCCAACCGGCCGTGGTGTCGGCAAAATGCTGCGCCCCGTCGGGACCCATCAAACGCAGATAGCCCTGAATGACAACATCCGGATAAGACAGCAAAATCCGGTGCGATTGATTGGTGCGAACAGTGGTGTCCGGGTCCACTTCGTAGATCATGGTCTGGGGCAGTGCGTGCGAAATATCGACCCGGCGGTAGGCGCGTTCACGTTCGTCCAATGCCGCCCAATCCTGATCCGGGACCTGCGCGACCATACCGTGAATGGTGCTGTCAGCATGGGGTTCCACGCTGAGATATCCAAGTGTGCGATGCGGCGAAAAACGCCAGACACGTCGCCACCCAGACAGGGTGGCTGGCTTAGGGGACGGATAGGTGTGTGTGTCCAGATTGACCAATGAGCCATAGCCAAAGAAATGGCGGCTCATGTCCAGCCACCCAGAGCGCGGATCGCCGTTGAAGATGCGTTCGACATAGGCAAATTCACAAAACACCAAGCCGGTGTGCCGACACGGGCCAACAGCTGCGATTGCCGCCCTTGCAGCCGGTAATGCCGGTAAATCTGCGCGGCCGGTGACATGCGCGCAGAAATACGTTGGCCGGGTCGGGCCAGAACGCCAACAGGCACATGGTCCATGATCGACCGCCAATCCTGCCACAGATGAAACTGCGCCAGATTATCCGCCCCCATGAGCCAGACAAACCGCACCCCAGGGTAAATCGCGTGAAGCTTTGACAGGGTTTGCGCCGTGTACCGGGTGCCCAGACGGGTTTCGATGTCGGTTATCTGCACCTTTGGATGGGCCATGATGGTTTGGGCGATTTGCAGGCGTCGTGCCATGGGGGCAGGGCCCGTTTGCTTTAATGGATTACCGGGGCTGACCAGCCACCAAACTTGATCCAAGCCAAAGCGTTTCAACGCATTTTGCGTAATATGCACATGCCCATCATGAGCAGGATCAAAAGATCCACCCAATAAACCAACCACTTGTCCCGATCGGGCCTGAGGATG carries:
- a CDS encoding Hint domain-containing protein, whose translation is MPSGYLVNLGNGTLDAGDQIVGTQITFTTDQVLGTGSWTWSGVWDGDGNTYNNITDTGSYYLATDGSVYFVPDTWNITANNGSSATAAPAYTADPNIYGTTGNDADIEGTAGDDTIYGGDTTSETGTGADTINAGSGDDTITSGDGNDVINAGGGDDSILGGAGNDTIHGDDATPPATGDETLNWSDEGTEGTNIFGGFTQNTGDMDVTVSFSNDGNGNLYQVDTATGQYSTGNETFATNSSLQLGGDGGPTSTTTLDFDAVDGTGLANEVVDVAFRINDIDHSTWHDDVTINAYDADGNAVTVLITAAGDDIVNGNTITAGTSSDDAGDAAGSALVEIAGPVHSVEIVYSNGGTTNQYLWVTDVHFTTYVDADNDDTIDAGAGNDTVYGYDGVDSILGGSGDDQLYGGNDADEIDGGTGADTVYGGAGADDVSGGADDDEVHGDGGNDTVSGNAGADDLFGGAGNDTLYGGDGADTLTGGTGDDVQFGGSGDDTFALDNGFGTDTITGGETGETNGDTLDASTITSDIVLDLSAVDANDPESGTLVTGGNTATFTEIENVILGSGDDTITGSNGVDNVDLGTGADTITGGAGNDIIDVGNDTDEDTLILEDGFGQDVITNFEAPTDNGNGTFTGNDLVDVTNLTDALGDPVYVSDVTVTEDGSGNAVLNFPNGETLTLVGISVAAIDDPYALNAMGIPISDGTVSGTAGADVIDGSYTGDPDYDLVDAGDAILSGHAANDDLIEAGAGGDTVLAGAGDDTIYGEAGADIITGGAGDDTIFGGADQDDILVEDGFGDDIVDGGATGTDQDAIDASALTSGVDVTYSGDEAGVLNNGADSITFADIEELVLTDSNDTVDASADSAGATITAGAGDDTITVGTGDDVIAGGADQDQVELIDGFGDDTIVGGETGTDHDILDASDLTSGVDVTYSADEAGQLVGGADTADFSEIEELVLTDSDDTVDAAADSAGVTITAGAGDDIIIGGSGDDVINGGADQDQVNLVDGFGSDTIDGGGTGVDQDVLDASALSTGVTATYFGDEAGLMANGADDAIFSDIEELVLTGSNDVLDASADSVGVNVDAGDGADTMIGGSGDDTLDGGAGDDTIAGGLGADTIIGGAGDDTITFAHGDVVTGGDGDDTFVLADLGDGSNGTITVTGGEGDETGGDTLQLGGLADMSTLVITDPSDATGGLTGSVTLNDGTLLNFSEIENIICFTPNTRIATPRGARMIQDLKVGDLVLTRDHGMQPVRWIEARTVPALDRFAPIRIREGVLTGQQSDLLVSPQHRMLFQGYSAELLFGESEVLVAATHLVDGVDVTREEGGEVTYIHMMFDEHEIIFAEGAPSESFHPGDIGLTAVSDEAREELFALFPELRSDPNGYGRTARRCLKSHEARLIRG
- a CDS encoding MORN repeat-containing protein; protein product: MSRQSLPIWILAATLALSAPVGAQTVQTKQYDDGGVYEGTFLNGRQHGQGTYRLPNGYEYTGEWFEGEIRGQGIARFPNGSVYQGAFSSGKPEGFGNITFADGGTYEGDWVDGKINGQGVASYANGVTYEGEFRNAMHHGEGKMQSPNGYIYEGTWVNGVKDGQGMVTYPDGALYEGTLANGEREGQGTLTLPDGMTYVGTWVNGQIQGQGRLIQPNGDIYEGDLAAGRREGTGTVTYANGDVYQGGFANDKRHGQGSFTGADGYTYVGSWANGQIEGQGEVTYPDGSVYVGQFRADLADGMGKITYPDGSTYDGAWSAGVINGTGVATYANGLVYEGEFQNAQNHGMGKMTYADGYTYEGAWENGQRSGVGVATYADGTLYEGQFAAGQRHGNGKITMTDGFTYQGQWQNGQITGMGVATYTNGAIYEGAFRNGRRQGEGTMRYASGEVETGAWDDGALVTRADVAPATDAVTDQGSNSQEAASTEAASQ